The following coding sequences are from one Virgibacillus necropolis window:
- the lexA gene encoding transcriptional repressor LexA: MTKLSKRQEAILEYIKDEVNKKGYPPSVREIAVAVGLASSSTVHGHLSRLESKGYIRRDPTKPRAIEVLDLSLESSVPRDTVRYAPVIGKVTAGIPITAVENIEEFIPLPSSSSSPDDNVFILIIQGESMIEAGILDGDMVIVKQQNTAQNGEIVVAMTDENEATVKRFFKEKDHIRLQPENATMDALIYQNVTILGKVIGLYRNIH; encoded by the coding sequence ATGACAAAACTATCCAAAAGACAAGAAGCAATTCTTGAATATATTAAAGATGAAGTAAACAAAAAGGGCTATCCGCCATCCGTAAGAGAAATTGCAGTAGCAGTTGGTCTAGCTTCTAGTTCAACCGTTCACGGTCACTTATCAAGACTAGAAAGTAAGGGCTATATTAGAAGGGATCCAACAAAACCACGTGCAATTGAGGTGTTAGATCTATCATTGGAAAGTAGCGTTCCGAGGGATACAGTTCGATATGCGCCCGTTATTGGTAAAGTAACAGCAGGAATTCCGATTACCGCTGTAGAAAACATAGAAGAGTTTATTCCGTTACCTAGTTCTTCATCTTCTCCGGATGACAACGTTTTTATCCTGATCATCCAGGGTGAGAGCATGATAGAAGCGGGGATACTAGATGGAGATATGGTAATCGTAAAGCAACAAAACACCGCACAAAACGGCGAAATAGTTGTTGCGATGACCGATGAAAATGAGGCTACAGTGAAGCGTTTCTTTAAAGAAAAAGATCACATACGACTACAACCCGAAAATGCAACAATGGATGCATTAATCTATCAAAATGTGACTATTTTAGGTAAAGTAATAGGCTTATACCGAAATATTCATTAA
- a CDS encoding YneB family resolvase-like protein, translating to MNTIVYCRVSTDKKEQETSLVRQEKELIQLAQMYGMTVVEIIKEQASGYEIERDGVFEMLEHFTNQKAECLLIQDETRLGRGNTKIALFHQLNKLHVSIYTAIHNGALELSESDSMVLQIVGIVEEYQRKIHNIKIKRGMNKAINEGYNPERNLSNRNQASGRKRMDFPIEEVIRLRENKLTFEEIARTLNGLGFNVSKATVHRRFKEYHNT from the coding sequence GTGAACACGATAGTATATTGTCGAGTAAGTACAGATAAAAAAGAACAGGAAACTTCTTTGGTTAGGCAGGAAAAGGAGTTAATACAATTAGCCCAAATGTATGGAATGACCGTGGTAGAAATTATAAAAGAACAGGCTAGCGGTTATGAAATAGAACGGGATGGCGTTTTTGAAATGCTTGAACATTTCACTAATCAGAAGGCGGAATGTTTACTCATACAAGATGAAACACGTTTAGGGCGAGGTAATACCAAGATTGCACTATTCCATCAACTAAATAAACTTCATGTATCTATCTATACTGCAATTCATAATGGTGCATTGGAATTATCAGAATCGGACTCTATGGTATTACAAATTGTGGGTATAGTAGAGGAATATCAACGAAAAATCCATAACATTAAAATTAAAAGAGGTATGAATAAAGCGATTAACGAGGGTTACAACCCTGAAAGAAATTTATCGAACCGTAATCAGGCTTCAGGAAGAAAAAGAATGGATTTTCCTATCGAAGAGGTAATCAGGTTACGTGAAAACAAATTAACATTTGAAGAAATTGCAAGAACTTTAAATGGGCTAGGATTTAATGTATCAAAAGCAACCGTACATCGGAGGTTTAAAGAATACCATAATACTTGA
- a CDS encoding ATP-binding protein: MKSNSSIEHTDKNERKNSCSDKTKIKKEIYSEMYELPPYIINWIENNSNELISIWDKSGKVKFISKSVIRILGYTIEELDEISWYDLLSPEDVSQIMSYYADTEKDHNNHKFNINIRNKHGKYIWTECAISMVGDEEDDGYFYVSMLKDISDKKETEEMMIRSEKMSVAGQLAAGIAHEIRNPLTSLKGFMQLLQAGVNRKEEYYKIMIDEIEKMETITSELLFISKPLTNNKKEEIVEVMVHEIVALLLPQARLKNVDIKWKRQDNHCVYCDRSQIKQVLINIVKNAIEAMDEKGTIQILISATDVKLEIAIIDDGPGIPEEIIHKLGEPFFTTKKSGTGLGLMITNQILEKHDGKLEIEQNTNRGSTFKIILPLPNE; encoded by the coding sequence ATGAAATCCAATTCTTCTATAGAGCATACGGATAAGAACGAGAGAAAGAATTCATGCTCTGATAAGACGAAGATAAAAAAAGAAATCTATTCAGAAATGTACGAACTACCGCCATATATTATTAACTGGATTGAAAACAATAGCAATGAATTAATCTCAATTTGGGACAAAAGCGGAAAAGTTAAGTTTATATCTAAATCTGTTATACGGATTTTGGGGTATACAATCGAAGAGTTAGATGAAATTTCATGGTATGATTTACTATCTCCTGAAGATGTATCCCAAATAATGAGTTATTATGCAGATACTGAAAAGGATCATAATAATCATAAGTTCAATATAAACATTCGCAATAAACATGGAAAATATATTTGGACGGAATGTGCCATTTCTATGGTTGGGGATGAGGAAGACGATGGTTACTTTTATGTCTCTATGCTTAAAGATATTTCAGATAAAAAAGAGACTGAGGAAATGATGATACGGTCAGAAAAAATGTCTGTTGCTGGACAGTTAGCTGCGGGGATTGCACATGAAATTCGAAATCCCCTAACGTCATTAAAAGGATTTATGCAGTTATTGCAAGCTGGTGTTAATCGAAAAGAGGAATACTATAAAATAATGATTGATGAAATTGAAAAAATGGAAACTATTACGTCGGAACTTCTTTTTATTTCAAAGCCTTTAACAAATAATAAAAAAGAAGAAATTGTAGAAGTAATGGTTCATGAGATTGTGGCCTTATTGCTACCACAAGCTCGCTTGAAAAATGTAGACATCAAATGGAAAAGACAAGACAATCACTGTGTTTATTGTGACCGTTCGCAAATCAAGCAAGTTTTAATTAATATTGTGAAGAATGCAATAGAGGCAATGGATGAAAAAGGGACGATTCAAATACTAATTTCTGCAACAGATGTAAAACTTGAAATAGCAATCATAGACGATGGCCCAGGGATTCCTGAAGAAATAATTCATAAATTGGGCGAACCATTTTTCACTACAAAAAAGAGTGGGACAGGCCTTGGACTAATGATAACAAATCAAATCTTGGAAAAACATGATGGAAAATTAGAGATAGAACAAAATACAAACAGAGGCAGTACATTTAAAATAATTCTTCCTTTGCCCAATGAATGA
- the tkt gene encoding transketolase, with product MTNNVEQLSINTIRTLAIDAIENANSGHPGLPMGAAPMAYTLWTDFMNQNPKNSKWFNRDRFVLSAGHGSMLLYGLLHLAGYDVTIDDLKDFRQWDSKTPGHPEVHHTDGVEATTGPLGQGIAMSVGMAMAEAHLAATFNKEDLSIIDHHTYALISDGDLMEGISHETASLAGHLGLGKLIALYDSNDISLDGDLDRSFSDNTEQRFNAYGWQVIRVEDGNDVNALRNAIKEAKENTKQPTLIEVKTVIGFGSPNKSASSASHGAPLGLDEVKLTKEAYQWPHDDFHVPEEVYADFNEKIGKNGEDVEDNWNQLFDNYKEKYPEDAKKLEQAINGDLPLDWDKELPIYEPEKDNLATRASSGEVLNAISSKLPNFFGGSADLAGSNKTSVNEQTDFSRENYAGKNIWFGVREFAMAAALNGMALHGGLKVYAGTFFVFSDYLRPAVRLSAIMNIPVTYVFTHDSIAVGEDGPTHEPIEHLPAFRAMPGLSLIRPADGNETQAAWRLAVESTDRPTALVLTRQGLPTLEGTKEHAYEGVKKGAYVVSKGEKETPDALLLATGSEVQLAVKAQKQLQEKNIHVNVVSMPSWDRFNEQDIAYQNEVIPPHVKSRLGIEMASPFGWERYVGDQGAVLGIDTFGASAKGEKVMEEYGFTVDNVVKHVEKLIK from the coding sequence ATGACAAATAACGTAGAACAATTATCAATAAACACCATTCGTACACTAGCAATCGACGCTATCGAAAATGCTAACTCTGGTCATCCAGGTTTACCAATGGGGGCTGCTCCAATGGCATACACACTGTGGACAGACTTTATGAACCAAAACCCTAAAAACTCAAAATGGTTTAACCGTGATCGGTTTGTATTATCAGCAGGACATGGATCTATGCTGTTATATGGTTTACTTCACTTAGCAGGGTATGATGTAACGATCGATGATCTAAAAGACTTCAGACAATGGGATTCAAAAACACCAGGTCACCCTGAGGTTCATCATACAGATGGGGTTGAGGCAACAACTGGACCACTGGGACAAGGTATTGCTATGTCAGTTGGTATGGCAATGGCAGAAGCGCATCTTGCAGCTACTTTTAACAAAGAAGATTTATCCATTATTGATCATCATACGTACGCGCTCATTAGTGACGGTGATCTAATGGAAGGAATTTCCCATGAAACAGCTTCACTCGCTGGTCATCTTGGGTTAGGTAAGTTAATCGCTTTATATGACTCAAATGACATTTCATTAGATGGTGATTTGGATCGTTCATTTTCTGATAATACTGAACAGCGTTTTAACGCATACGGCTGGCAGGTCATTCGTGTCGAGGACGGAAATGATGTGAATGCACTTCGTAATGCGATTAAAGAAGCAAAAGAAAATACGAAGCAACCAACATTGATAGAAGTTAAAACCGTAATTGGTTTTGGTTCTCCTAACAAATCTGCTTCTTCTGCGTCACACGGAGCGCCACTCGGACTCGATGAGGTTAAACTTACGAAAGAAGCATACCAATGGCCACACGATGATTTTCATGTCCCTGAAGAAGTTTATGCTGACTTTAACGAAAAGATCGGTAAAAATGGGGAAGATGTGGAAGATAATTGGAATCAATTGTTTGATAATTATAAAGAAAAATATCCTGAAGACGCTAAAAAACTAGAACAAGCAATTAATGGCGATCTACCACTTGATTGGGACAAGGAATTGCCTATTTATGAACCTGAAAAAGATAACTTAGCAACTCGTGCATCATCTGGTGAAGTACTTAATGCTATATCAAGCAAGCTTCCAAATTTTTTTGGTGGTAGCGCTGATTTAGCAGGTTCTAATAAAACTAGTGTAAATGAACAGACTGACTTCTCACGTGAAAATTATGCTGGGAAAAATATTTGGTTTGGTGTTCGCGAATTTGCAATGGCAGCTGCACTTAATGGTATGGCACTTCATGGAGGACTTAAAGTATACGCAGGTACATTCTTTGTATTCAGTGACTATTTACGCCCAGCTGTACGTTTATCAGCTATCATGAATATTCCAGTAACCTATGTGTTTACACATGATTCGATTGCAGTAGGAGAAGACGGCCCAACACATGAACCGATCGAACACCTACCAGCATTCCGTGCAATGCCTGGACTATCACTTATTCGTCCAGCTGATGGTAATGAAACACAAGCAGCATGGCGTTTGGCAGTAGAATCAACAGACAGACCTACTGCATTGGTGTTAACTAGACAGGGATTACCGACACTTGAAGGTACAAAAGAACATGCATACGAAGGCGTTAAAAAAGGTGCTTACGTGGTAAGTAAAGGGGAGAAAGAAACTCCAGATGCATTGTTACTTGCAACAGGATCTGAGGTTCAACTAGCAGTCAAGGCACAAAAACAGCTACAAGAAAAAAATATTCACGTAAACGTGGTAAGCATGCCTTCATGGGATCGTTTTAACGAGCAGGATATTGCTTATCAAAATGAGGTGATTCCACCGCACGTGAAAAGCCGTCTTGGAATTGAAATGGCATCACCATTTGGCTGGGAGCGTTATGTAGGGGATCAAGGCGCAGTCCTTGGAATTGACACATTTGGAGCATCAGCAAAAGGTGAAAAAGTTATGGAAGAATACGGATTTACCGTTGATAATGTTGTGAAACATGTAGAAAAACTAATTAAATAG
- the acnA gene encoding aconitate hydratase AcnA — protein MTQNDAFQAKKQFELNGKTYNYYQLKALEEAGIGNVARLPFSIRVLLESIVRQHDGHVIKDEHVEGLTKWGTEEGEGVDVPFKPSRVILQDFTGVPAVVDLASLRKAMVDMGGSPDKINPEVPVDLVIDHSVQVDQYGTPGALQANMELEFERNGERYEFLNWAQKAFDNYRAVPPATGIVHQVNLEYIANVVHELENADGTYNAFPDTLFGTDSHTTMINGLGVLGWGVGGIEAEAGMLGQASILPVPEVIGVKFTGSFPNGTTATDLALKVTQVLREKAVVGKFVEYFGPGLKDMPLADRATISNMAPEYGATCGFFPVDEESLNYLRLTGRKEEHIDLVEKYCKENSLWYSSDQADPDYTELVEINLSELEPNLSGPKRPQDLIALSDMKNEFNKAITAPAGNQGFGLKKAEFEKQATINHPDGSTSTMKTGALAIAAITSCTNTSNPYVMLGAGLVAKKAVEKGLTVPAYVKTSLAPGSKVVTRYLDDSGLTPYLDQLGFNLVGYGCTTCIGNSGPLKEEIEKAIATNDLTVSSVLSGNRNFEGRIHPLVKANYLASPPLVVAYALAGTVDIDLVTEPLGKDKDGNEIFMKDIWPTMEEIKEQVEQTVKPEIFRKEYENVFDSNEKWNEIDTTDEPLYKWNNDSTYIQNPPFFEGLSKEADKVKPLNKLRAIGLFGDSVTTDHISPAGAIAKDMPAGKYLQDKDVSPRNFNSYGSRRGNHEVMMRGTFANIRIRNLLAPGTEGGYTTFWPTEEVMPIYDAAMKYQEAGTGLLVMGGKDYGMGSSRDWAAKGTNLLGIKTVIVESYERIHRSNLVMMGVLPLQFQKGESADKLGLTGKESFNVEIDESVKPHDLVKVIAVDEKGKTTEFEAIARFDSDVEVDYYRHGGILQMVLRDKMQA, from the coding sequence ATGACACAAAACGATGCGTTTCAAGCAAAAAAACAATTTGAGCTTAATGGTAAGACGTATAATTATTACCAATTAAAAGCATTAGAAGAAGCTGGGATTGGAAACGTTGCCAGACTACCATTTTCAATCCGTGTTTTACTAGAATCCATTGTCCGTCAACATGATGGTCATGTAATTAAAGATGAGCATGTAGAGGGTCTTACCAAGTGGGGAACGGAAGAAGGCGAAGGGGTAGATGTACCTTTTAAACCTTCACGAGTAATTTTACAAGATTTCACTGGTGTACCTGCCGTTGTAGATCTTGCTTCATTGCGTAAAGCTATGGTAGACATGGGCGGTTCTCCTGATAAAATCAATCCAGAAGTTCCTGTAGATCTAGTTATTGACCACTCCGTACAAGTAGATCAATATGGTACACCAGGTGCGTTACAAGCTAACATGGAGTTAGAATTTGAACGTAATGGTGAACGGTACGAATTTTTAAATTGGGCGCAAAAAGCATTTGATAATTACCGTGCAGTTCCACCAGCAACTGGAATTGTTCACCAAGTAAACCTTGAGTATATTGCAAATGTAGTTCATGAATTAGAAAACGCGGATGGAACCTATAATGCATTTCCTGATACATTATTTGGAACTGACTCACACACCACTATGATTAATGGGCTAGGCGTCCTTGGGTGGGGTGTAGGTGGAATTGAAGCAGAAGCTGGAATGTTAGGTCAGGCTTCTATTTTACCAGTTCCAGAAGTGATTGGTGTTAAATTTACAGGAAGCTTCCCAAATGGTACCACCGCTACTGATTTAGCATTAAAGGTAACCCAAGTTTTACGAGAGAAAGCAGTAGTTGGCAAATTTGTAGAATACTTTGGACCTGGTCTTAAGGATATGCCACTTGCTGACCGTGCTACTATTTCCAACATGGCTCCTGAGTATGGTGCTACATGTGGGTTTTTCCCTGTAGACGAAGAGTCTCTTAACTATTTGCGCTTGACTGGACGTAAGGAAGAACATATTGACTTAGTTGAAAAATACTGTAAGGAAAACAGTCTATGGTATTCATCAGATCAAGCAGATCCTGACTATACAGAACTAGTAGAAATTAACTTGTCTGAACTTGAACCGAACTTATCTGGTCCAAAGCGCCCACAAGATTTAATTGCACTTTCAGACATGAAAAATGAATTTAATAAAGCTATTACCGCTCCAGCTGGAAACCAAGGATTTGGCTTGAAAAAAGCAGAATTTGAAAAACAAGCAACAATAAATCATCCTGATGGATCAACATCAACTATGAAGACTGGTGCACTTGCAATTGCTGCTATTACTTCTTGTACAAACACATCTAACCCATATGTTATGTTAGGCGCAGGTTTAGTTGCGAAGAAGGCTGTGGAGAAGGGACTTACTGTTCCTGCTTACGTCAAGACGTCTCTAGCACCAGGATCAAAAGTAGTGACACGCTACTTAGATGATTCCGGATTAACACCATACCTCGATCAATTAGGATTTAACTTAGTTGGTTATGGTTGTACAACTTGTATCGGTAACTCTGGTCCGCTTAAAGAAGAAATTGAAAAAGCTATTGCAACTAATGACCTAACCGTTTCTTCCGTGTTATCAGGTAACCGAAACTTTGAAGGAAGAATTCATCCGCTTGTAAAAGCTAACTATCTTGCATCACCACCACTTGTAGTTGCGTATGCATTAGCTGGGACAGTTGATATTGATCTAGTAACTGAACCGCTAGGTAAAGATAAAGATGGTAATGAGATTTTCATGAAAGATATTTGGCCTACAATGGAAGAAATTAAAGAACAAGTAGAACAAACTGTTAAACCGGAAATCTTCCGTAAAGAATATGAAAATGTTTTTGATTCAAATGAAAAATGGAATGAAATTGATACAACAGATGAACCATTGTACAAATGGAATAATGATTCAACTTATATTCAAAATCCTCCATTTTTTGAAGGATTATCAAAGGAAGCAGATAAAGTTAAACCATTGAACAAGCTTCGTGCTATTGGCTTATTCGGGGATTCAGTCACAACTGACCATATTTCTCCTGCAGGTGCAATTGCAAAAGACATGCCAGCTGGTAAATATTTACAGGATAAAGATGTCTCACCACGTAATTTTAACTCTTATGGATCACGCCGTGGTAATCATGAAGTAATGATGCGTGGTACATTCGCTAATATCCGAATCCGTAACCTGCTTGCACCTGGAACAGAAGGAGGATATACAACTTTCTGGCCTACTGAAGAAGTTATGCCTATCTATGATGCTGCGATGAAGTATCAAGAAGCTGGTACTGGCTTACTTGTAATGGGTGGCAAGGATTACGGAATGGGAAGTTCCCGCGACTGGGCTGCCAAAGGTACTAACCTGCTTGGAATTAAAACTGTAATCGTTGAGAGCTATGAGCGAATTCATCGTTCAAACCTCGTAATGATGGGTGTATTACCATTACAATTCCAAAAAGGTGAAAGTGCTGATAAATTAGGTTTAACTGGTAAAGAATCATTTAATGTAGAGATCGACGAATCT
- a CDS encoding DUF2621 family protein, producing MSVLVEYLIILWGFLLIGLMGIGGFFMFRKFLKKLPKEDGKSNMDWEEYYMEKTRHMWGKKEKDLLEELVSPVPELFRDIARHKIASKIGEVALQKRRKKITEDVLIEGYIVATPKRDHKFLRKKLAEKEIDVTPYEVYFE from the coding sequence ATGTCAGTGCTTGTCGAATATTTAATTATACTATGGGGATTTTTATTAATTGGACTTATGGGAATCGGTGGTTTTTTTATGTTCCGGAAATTTTTAAAAAAATTGCCAAAGGAAGATGGAAAGTCAAATATGGACTGGGAAGAATATTACATGGAAAAAACTCGACATATGTGGGGAAAGAAAGAAAAGGACCTATTAGAAGAATTGGTATCACCAGTTCCAGAATTATTTCGTGATATAGCAAGGCATAAAATAGCAAGCAAGATCGGTGAAGTTGCATTGCAGAAGCGAAGAAAGAAAATTACGGAAGATGTTTTAATTGAAGGTTATATCGTTGCAACACCGAAGCGAGACCATAAATTTTTACGAAAAAAACTTGCCGAGAAAGAGATTGATGTCACACCCTATGAAGTATATTTTGAATGA
- a CDS encoding DUF896 domain-containing protein, with amino-acid sequence MISKEKLERINILAKKAKSEGLTEEEKKEQKNLRTEYLGNVRSSFKNQFKTMTVKDPEGNDVTPQKVKDLQKKNKNN; translated from the coding sequence ATGATTTCTAAAGAAAAATTAGAACGTATTAATATACTGGCGAAAAAGGCTAAAAGTGAGGGATTGACTGAAGAAGAAAAGAAAGAACAAAAAAACTTGCGGACGGAATACCTTGGTAACGTTCGCTCATCTTTTAAAAATCAATTTAAAACGATGACAGTTAAGGACCCAGAGGGAAATGATGTAACTCCGCAAAAAGTAAAAGATCTACAAAAGAAAAATAAAAATAACTAG
- a CDS encoding CcdC family protein, with amino-acid sequence MFWIILSTIGAACMATLMVFMRLRSAKKPASVKKIILPPLFMSTGAFMFIFPVFRIEWSQVIEALVVGVMFSIVLIIGSKFEIKQNDIYLIPSKSFIFILFGLLTLRIILKLAFSGTISLYETSGMFFLLAFGMIISWRIAMLIKYKKLEKQLKYSDAH; translated from the coding sequence ATGTTTTGGATTATTTTAAGTACAATTGGTGCTGCTTGTATGGCGACATTAATGGTTTTCATGCGTTTAAGGTCTGCCAAAAAACCAGCATCTGTTAAGAAAATTATTTTGCCACCGTTATTTATGAGTACTGGAGCGTTTATGTTTATCTTTCCGGTATTTCGTATTGAATGGAGTCAAGTTATAGAAGCGCTAGTTGTTGGTGTTATGTTTTCTATTGTCTTAATAATTGGCTCGAAATTTGAAATTAAGCAAAATGACATATACTTAATACCATCCAAATCTTTTATTTTTATTTTGTTTGGATTGCTAACACTACGGATCATCTTAAAATTAGCATTTAGCGGAACCATTTCACTTTATGAAACAAGTGGTATGTTCTTTCTGTTAGCATTTGGAATGATTATTTCTTGGCGAATTGCTATGCTAATTAAATATAAAAAATTAGAAAAACAACTAAAGTATTCTGATGCACATTAA
- a CDS encoding cytochrome c biogenesis CcdA family protein, whose product MSEINIFIAFAAGFLSFISPCVLPLYPAFLSYITGMSVNEVKEDNIMLKRKSLLHTIFFLIGFSCIFIAMGFSTTYISEFLFTYKDIIRQIGAILIVFFGLVIVGILNFKFLMKDKKITFKNRPTGFIGSFIIGIAFSMGWTPCMGPILAIVLSLAATNPDLGMIMMISYVLGFSLPFLILSFFIGKLSWIKRHSEIFMKIGGYIMIMMGIALFFDWMTKLTSFLNGFFGFSGF is encoded by the coding sequence ATGTCAGAAATAAATATATTTATTGCATTTGCTGCAGGATTTTTATCATTTATTTCACCATGTGTCTTGCCATTATATCCCGCGTTTCTATCGTATATAACAGGTATGAGTGTGAATGAAGTAAAAGAAGATAATATCATGTTAAAACGCAAAAGCTTGTTACACACTATATTTTTCTTAATTGGTTTTTCCTGTATATTTATTGCGATGGGCTTTTCCACTACATACATATCTGAGTTTTTATTTACGTACAAAGATATTATTCGTCAAATAGGCGCGATCTTAATTGTATTTTTCGGGTTAGTGATAGTAGGAATACTTAATTTCAAATTTTTAATGAAAGACAAAAAAATCACCTTTAAAAATCGACCAACAGGGTTTATTGGTTCATTTATCATTGGGATTGCTTTTTCAATGGGTTGGACACCATGTATGGGGCCAATTTTAGCAATTGTATTGTCACTAGCCGCAACGAATCCTGATCTTGGAATGATCATGATGATCAGCTATGTACTTGGTTTTTCACTACCATTTTTAATCCTTTCATTTTTCATAGGAAAGTTATCTTGGATTAAACGGCATAGTGAAATATTCATGAAAATCGGTGGATATATTATGATTATGATGGGAATTGCCCTGTTTTTTGATTGGATGACAAAGCTTACATCCTTTTTAAATGGATTTTTTGGATTCTCTGGGTTTTAA
- the sirA gene encoding sporulation inhibitor of replication protein SirA, translated as MNTYSIYSIKSEFAERYYYRSDILYRFFKQYHENSKNKVIEDQFKEITSFFSTKELNTKIKTLYNNKAIVKDGNNSIEIEQDKYYISLHISEKQIEFRCDMLQDAEMLLFPILQLFHPSLFVLDNNLNNYGWISPVIKLKDHLNEQVLYSTL; from the coding sequence TTGAATACGTATTCTATTTATTCGATAAAAAGTGAATTTGCCGAGCGCTATTATTATAGAAGTGATATACTCTATCGTTTTTTTAAACAATACCACGAAAACAGTAAAAATAAGGTGATAGAAGATCAATTTAAAGAAATTACCTCTTTTTTTTCTACAAAAGAGTTGAATACTAAAATTAAAACATTGTATAATAACAAGGCTATAGTGAAAGATGGTAATAATTCAATAGAAATAGAACAAGATAAATACTACATCTCTTTACATATTAGTGAAAAACAGATAGAATTTCGTTGTGATATGCTTCAAGATGCAGAAATGTTGTTATTTCCTATTCTACAATTATTCCATCCATCCTTATTTGTATTGGATAATAATTTAAATAACTATGGTTGGATTTCTCCAGTAATAAAGTTAAAGGATCATTTGAATGAGCAAGTATTGTATTCTACCCTTTGA
- a CDS encoding Na(+)/H(+) antiporter subunit B: MYKPNDLILRTTTTLIAFILFGFAIYLLLAGHNAPGGGFVGGLVTSGAILLMYMSYGIEAVDKVLPINYRSLIPVGLLIALFTGIGSFIFQVPFLSQTYGYFHVPVFGEIELATAMIFDLGVFLTVLGVTVTIILSIANDQ; this comes from the coding sequence ATGTATAAACCGAATGATCTCATACTTCGAACAACGACAACCCTTATAGCTTTTATTCTTTTTGGATTTGCAATTTATCTTTTGTTAGCTGGCCATAATGCACCTGGTGGGGGCTTTGTGGGTGGGCTAGTTACTTCTGGAGCAATTTTGTTAATGTATATGTCTTACGGAATAGAAGCAGTAGATAAGGTGCTGCCAATCAATTATCGTTCATTAATTCCAGTCGGATTACTAATTGCTTTATTTACAGGAATAGGATCGTTTATTTTTCAAGTTCCATTTTTATCACAAACATATGGTTACTTCCATGTTCCTGTTTTTGGGGAAATAGAACTAGCGACCGCTATGATATTTGATTTAGGAGTCTTTCTAACCGTCCTAGGTGTTACTGTGACAATCATCTTATCTATTGCAAATGATCAATAA
- a CDS encoding YneF family protein, which translates to MGTIWVVLIAILALIVGVALGFFIARKYMMNYLKKNPPINEQMLRTMMMQMGQKPSQKKINQMMRSMNNQQSK; encoded by the coding sequence ATGGGCACGATTTGGGTCGTATTAATTGCTATATTGGCTCTTATTGTTGGAGTTGCTCTTGGTTTTTTCATTGCAAGAAAATATATGATGAATTACTTAAAGAAAAACCCACCAATTAATGAACAAATGCTACGAACGATGATGATGCAAATGGGTCAAAAACCGTCACAAAAGAAAATTAATCAAATGATGCGTTCAATGAACAATCAGCAGAGTAAGTAA